The Candidatus Poribacteria bacterium sequence GTTTCCTAACCGAACCGGCACAGGATGTCCTATTAATTCTAAACTTTACTATAACATCAGCGCATTGAGTGATATTTGTTCTCATAGGCTTAATATTATAACATACCGAGGTTACGGAGCGGCAACATTTCTCTGACATTTTCGTGAATGTTATTCCAAACCCCACTCTCGACGGAGTTCCGCCATCGATTTGTAACCCACACCTTTATTGTAAAAATTACCAAGCCAACTCCCGTCTTCACGGAAAAAGAAGCGATCGTCCTGCTCTGCGTGGGCGAGTTGGTATCGTGTATCAATACTGATACGATAACGGTCAGAGAGGTTGGGAGCACTGCTGTGCATCATGTAAAGTCCAAAAATAATAACGTCCCCCGGTTGAAAGTGCGCGGTTGCCAGTGTGAATCCGAATTTCTCAACCATTTCTCGTGGATCGGTACTGAAAACGGCTTCCGTCAAATCGCGATCCATATCGGTCGCGCCATAGGTTGACTTTAATCGATCGTGACGGTGGGAACCGAGGCAGATGACGAGGGGTCCATTTTCCAAGTCGATGTCTGTCAATGCGCTCCACATCGTGTAACGGTTCTGCGTGCCACGTCCAACATAAACACTATCGTAATGAAAATGGTTGTTTCCACCTTTTGCCATGCAACGAAGCCATCGTTTGTCAAACGTAATGACTGGACCACCAAGGAATTCTTCGTAGAACCGCATCGTTCGCTGGCTATCCACAACATCGAGAATCGGTTTGGCATGTGCCACTTCAGTTTGCCGAAAAAAACTAAATGTCTGATTCGTTTCGCCAATGATACCTGCTTTGACTGGAGTGTCCGGCTTTAATCCACCGCTTTGCGCAATGGCTTGCAATGTCCAATGTGCAGCTTTCTCTGCATCTTCCCGCGGATGAAAGCCGCGAATAAACAGATAACCATCTTCACGTATCTTTCTGTGCAACGCACCGAAATCATTGAGAAGAGGGGTGGAATCTGCTAATTCGAGGATCTCTTCACCGAAATGAAAAAGATACTCGCCGAATTCAAAGGGAGTTCCTGTTTGAATTTTTTTAGGTGTATTTACTGTCATTTCCGCCTCCAAAACATAAATGCAATATACACAAGAATTGGGTAAGACAACAACGCTGTTGACCAAGCGATGCCCTCTAATCCCCACTGCTGCATGAAGAACCAATTGAGAAAAGGATTTAGAATAAGCCTGATAAGCGTTGCCGTAACAACTGTCCGGTGTGCCTGGCGTACGAGATGCGCCCGGATTAGCAAGCGGCTGATTAAACGCGGGAGCATTCCTAATAGGTAGATGCCGAGCAATGAAGCGATATGGGACTGTCCTGCCTCGGACAACTCTCCGTGTCCATATAACAGTGTAACAATGTCCACTCGGAAAAGGTATAGGCACATCAGGAAGGGTAGCATCAGAATTAGCAGCGCAACGACACTTTGCCAGACACTTCGCTGTAACTGCGTCCCGGTAGGACGGAACTCCGATGCCAAACCCTTTCCGACTTGTGAATCGGCGGACGATATCTTTGCCCAATGCGAAAGTAGAACTGGAAGCGTTACACCCGTGAGCGTTTCAGGGATTGCACACAAACGTAGCGCGTAATCCAATTTCGAGACAGAACTTGCGCCCAATGAACTTGCCATGCCTCTGTCGACGACTGGGTTTAACCCATCTGAGATCGCTGCACCCATCATCAGCAGACATTGCCGTAGAAATTGCGTCGTGTAGGGGGTCGTCTGCCAGCTGGGTTTAAGGTGAAGCGCAGATAGATTCAGGACAGCGCAGCATCGCCAAAACAGAACAATCAGTTGAAACAGTTCACCGATAATCAAGGCGAGAGGTATGCTAAACCATGTTAGGAACGGCTGGCAGAGGTATATCACACCGATGACAAGGATAGCACGGAGTCCTTGCGCGATAGCCGGTAGGTGAAAGGCTTGATACGTGTCTAAGATTGCCTTGAGCATCCAGCGGGCTGCGGCGATAATCGTAAAGCAGAGGAATCCACACACGAGGCCGATTGTCGTAGCGGGTGAAAGTCCTGTACTCGGCAAAAAAGGTTGAGAGACGACCCATGAAACGAAGACGAGGACGCAGCAAAGTCCCGGCATGAATACGATATACCGAGAAAAAATCGATTGGACGCAACGGCGTGCCTCGGTTTCACTTTTCGCACGCGCTTCCGCTAACATCGGGACAAGGACGGAATAGGCGGAGGCCGCACTGAGCAATTCAATCAGAAATACGGCGATGCCCCAATAATAGTAGATGAAATCCATTTCTGCCGGGGCCCCGAACCAATTCGCAAGGACGACGTAGATGAGAAATGTTCCCATACGTCCAACGAGGCTCAGCGGCGTAATAATCAGGACGTTCTTGAGGAGGGAAGCTTGGGACTGAGAAGCATGGGTGGACATGACGCAATTGACGAAAGGCGGACTTGAAGTAGAAGGCGTTATAGATGCCTCAGTGTCGAGACACCTATGACGCTATCAGGCAATAGATTTTTAGAAGCGACACCAGCGCAACTACTCACGCACTTGACCGTCTCCGTAGACGGTATACTTGTAAGTCGTCAACCCCTCAAGCCCCATCGGACCCCGGGAATGGAGTTTTTGTGTGCTAATCCCGACCTCGGCACCTAATCCAAATTCATAACCGTCTGTGAAGACAGTACTGGCATTGACATAGACTGCGGCGGAGTCCACCTCTTTAAGGAACCGTTGCGCCGCGCTGTAACTTTCGGTGATAATCGCATCGGAATGATGCGAGCCGTAGGTTTCAATGTGGTCAATTGCCGTGTCTATGTCGTCTACAACTCGAACGGATAAGATATAATCGAGGTATTCTGTCCGCCAATCTTCTTCAGTGGCAGGTTTCGCTGTGGGATAAATCTGCTGTGTTCGCTTGCATCCGCGGATTTCAACATCCGCACCTCGCAACTTGTCACAGAGCGTCGGAAGAAATTGCTCGGCAGCATCGGTATGGACGAGAAGGGTCTCTACGGCATTGCAAACAGCCACTTTGTAGCCAACTTTCGCATTCATACAGATCCTGGTAGCCATATCGAGGTCAGCGGCTCCGTCAACGTAGATATGACAAATGCCATCGGCGTGTCCTAACACCGGGACATCGGATTCTTTCATCAAAAACTGGACGAATTCGTTGCTGCCGCGTGGAATGACCAGATCAACCTCGTCTGGCAATTGGATGAGTTCATAAACCGCCTGCCGGTCAGTCGTGTTAACGAACTGGATGGCATCTGGCACGCCTTCTGAAGCAGCGGTCTTACTGAGGATATCCGCAAGTGTTGCGTTGGAGTGAATGGCTTCAGAACCGCCGCGGAGGATAACCCCGTTTCCGGATTTGATGCAGAGTGCCGATACCTCAACAGTAACGTCGGGGCGCGACTCATAGACCACTGCCACGACACCGATAGGGACGCGCACTGTTCCGATTTTGAGTCCATTCGGGCGTTCTCCCATACTGATGACCGCACCGATCGGATCGGGGAGTGCGGCGACTTGACGAAGATTGTCTACCATCCGTTCAATCTTCTGGTCATCCAATAGGAGGCGTTGCATGAGGGGGGCAGCGAGTCCTGTTTTTTCGCCTTTTTCGAGATCAATGCGATTTGCTTCCTGAATTTTATCTTTGGAATTCTGTAAACTTTCAGCCATCGCCAAGAGGGCGTGGTTTCGGACATCAGCGGAACTTCTCGATAATACACGCATCGCCGATTTTGCCTTTCGCGCCTGCGATTGGATCAGTTTTTGAATGTTTCCGTTCATAGTGTTCCTTTTTTTATGAAGCGTCTGCTGGCGGTTCCGGTGGAGCAGGAAATGGTTCGGTGAAAGGTTCGTTCCGTGCCTCTGCGGCGAGGCGGCGGCTATTCCACGCGGCGATCTCTCCGTAAACCTCGGCTTTACCTTTGGCTTCTGCTTCATCAAAACGTCTTTTGCGTCGATCTCGATAATCTTGAAGTCGTGAAAACATGATAATACCTCCTGCCAAGGACATTGTCACACCCGTTGCCCATGCCAGTGCATGTGGTTTACTCCCTAACATCGTATAGAACGCATCACCCCACGCTCGCGCTTTCAGCAAAATCTCGTGCAGGAAAATCCCGATCAGTATTGTTAACAGAGTAAGTGTAAAACGGATGAGAGCATCTTCGGCATCGCGGACAGTGAACAAGGCGGACCGAGTCTCCGTATTTTCCATGGATTTCCTTGACTTAACGAATATTTTAGCAGGTTTTCAACCAATATTCCAGAAAAAATAGGTTCGAAAAAATGGATATAAAGTTGGGTATATCAGTCGAGTAGGACTAAATTATCCCGATGTATAATTTCATCGTAATCGCGGTACCCGAGGATGTTCTCAATGTGCCTCGTGTGTTTTCCTGCGAGTTTAGCAGTCTCTGCAGAATTATAATTCACCAAACCGCGTGCGAATTCCGTGCCGTTTTCGGTGAGGCACGAGACGGTATCGCTATAGTCAAAATCGCCTTCAACGCGTCGGATGCCCGCAGGTAATAGGCTTTTACCACCTCGCACGAGGGCATCACGCGCACCGTTGTCCACAAAGAGCCTACCTTTCGGTGGACGTGAATAAGCGATCCACCGTTTCCTGCCGGAGATACGCGAATTTGGAAGAAATAACGTTCCGAGAAGCTCACCTTTCAAGAGCCTTGTTACAACAAGCGGTTCCTGTCCGTCCGCCATCACCATCATCTCTCCGGATCCGGTGACAATATCAGCGGCTTGCAATTTCGTCACCATCCCGCCAGTGCCGCTTGTAGTGCCAGCACGTCCAGCGGCTTTCCAGACCCCGTCTGAGATAGTCGTAACAGTGTGTATCAATTCCGAGTTAGGGTCGTGTCTTGGGTCTGCGGTGTAGAATCCCGCTTGATCCGAGAGAATAACGAGGAGTTGTGCTTGGGCGAGATTCGTTACATAAGCAGAGAGGGTATCGTTATCACCAACCCGAATCTCGTCCACGGCGACGGTGTCATTTTCATTGATAATCGGGATCACACCGAAGTGGAGAAGGGCGCGCAGTGTGTCGTTCATGCGGGTATAGCGTTCCCGATTGGAAAAATCATCCCGTGTCAGCAACATGAGTGCCGTCTGCTGTCCATAGTTGCGAAATAACGCCTCATAAACTGCCATCAACTCGATCTGTCCAACAGCCGCAGCCGCTTGTAGGCGTGGTAGCGTTTGCGGACGTTGTGTCAAACCGAGTCGGGGCCAACCCGCCGCAATTGCACCAGATGTGACAAGGATCACCTCTACACCGTCCTCTTTAACGAGTGCTAAATCGTGAACCAGCCCATGGAGGGCATCTTCGTTGAGGTGCGCGCCTTTTGAAATGGTGCTGCTGCCAACCTTTACGACAATGCGCTTTACCTCTGACAAACGGGCACGCTGTTCAGTTGGATTGCATGGCTCGTGGGCTATAGGTGAACTCAAATTCATCGATCTGAATGGTGTCTCCTTCCACTGCGCCGGCGCGTTCCAAGGCGTTGATCACGCCTATCTTTTTTAATTTCCGGTACAGCAGAATCAATGCTTGCTCATTTTCCAGGTCAGTCATAAGGACAGCGCGACGGGGTTCCTCACCACTCACAACAAACCCTTCCCGCGTTTCAGCGAGTTCAAACCGGGCGCGTGGCTCTGGGGGGAGTTCCGCTTCAAAGACAATCGTCGTCTCCGCCTCCTTTCGGGCGCGCGTTTCAAGGTATTGTAACGAACGGTAGGCTTGCTGTATCAATGGATTCACACCCTCGCCTGTAACTGCAGAGATAGGGAACACCTTCCGCTTACCGAAATATTTTTGGACACGCTCCAAATTCGCCGCAGCCTCCGGCATATCTATCTTATTCAACGCAATGATTTGTGGGAGTTTTGTCAGCAGCTCATTGTAATGCTCGAGTTCCAGGTTGAGTTGTTCGTAGTCCTCAATCGGATCCCGTCCATCTGTCGCGCTCAGATCAATGACATGGATAAGCATCTTGGTGCGCTCAATGTGTCGCAGAAATTGGTGTCCCAAGCCTGCTCCTTTGTGGGCACCTTCTATCAACCCAGGAATGTCGGCGAGGACAAAATTCTGTTCCCGATTGATACGGACAACCCCTAAATTCGGACGGAGTGTGGTAAACGGATAGGCAGCGATTTTCGGAGTCGCGGCGGAGGTACGCGCCAGCAGTGTCGATTTACCGGCATTCGGATAGCCGACCAAACCGACATCAGCAATCAGTTTGACTTCCAGACTTATTTCGCGTTCTTCTCCCGGCTCCCCTCTTTCTGCAACGCGTGGTGCCCGAAAAGTGCTGCTCTTAAAACGGACATTGCCTTTACCGCCAATTCCCCCGCGTGCGACAATAACAGTTTCATCATACTCTGTCAGATCCGCAAGTAACTCGGCTGTGTCCAGATCCCTAACGAGGGTGCCAGCAGGAACTCTAACGATACAATCTGTGCCATCGGCACCGTCTCGCTGCTTGCCCATGCCGTGTCCACCATTTCCAGCGACTTGACGTGGGTTATGACGCAAATCGATCAGTGTACTCATCCCAGGGGTAGCGATGAGGAGAACGTTTCCACCGTTCCCACCGTCCCCTCCATCGGGACCGCCACGAGGGACATATTTCTCTCGACGGAAACTGATACATCCGTTCCCGCCATCACCTGCTTTCACCTGAATTCTTGCTGTGTCCATTTTTTAATTATTCCTTGCGGTTCGATCAGGAGGGGTAGATATTAACGCGCCTTTACGTTCATCCGCCTGTGTGTTTTGGCAATGTAATACATTGTCCCGCAAGTCCACACGTTGTCCTCGGATGCCACACGCGCATCCGTTCTGGCGCTACGGAAATGTAATACAAGGAACGGATTTAGTCTATTCCCAGACTAAATCCAGTCTATCCGTAGACTAAATCCGGTATTTCTGCGTATTGTTGCAGGCTACGGTTCTGGTTATAGAAGACTTACAAGGTTTTAGCAATAAAACCCGCCTCGGTTATCGCCTCCGTGAGATGTGCAGGCGTAACGCTTAGCGCATCGAAATGAACGACAGCCTCGGCTTTACGCAAGTTGACCTTCGCACGCCGAACACCTTGCAGTTCTGTGAGGGCATCGGTTACGGTTTTGACACAATGTTGACAGGACATTCCGTCGATGCCGATTTTTAATTTCGTTTTTTTCATGATTTATACCTTTCTCGGAAAACTGTATTCGCACGATGGACACGTTTGCGTAGGCGTGCGAATCGCCAATCCACACGCAGGACAGATACGTTTCACCCGAAAACGTTCCACAAGACGAGACACAATGACGATACCTAAAAAAAGAATAATAAGAAAGGCGACTTCCCAAAAACCGATAGACACTGTTTACGCTCCGCAGTCCTTTACACGCGATTGGGTAAACCTGTGGACTACATTACGCCTTTAATCCGCGTAAGGTTTCGAGGTTTGTCGCGTGCATTGTCTCCATTTGGGGTGTTTCAATGATAAGCGGAATTTCCGCAAACCGGGAATCGTTAAGAATATAAGCGAATGCGGCTGCACCGATATTACCATCACCGATGTGTTCATGCCGATCCACGCGACTCTGATAGGTTGATTTTGCGTCGTTGAGGTGAAAAGCCTTTAATCGTGCTAAGCCGATAATCTCGTCAAACTGATTGAATGTTACCTCACAATCCACCTCCGTCCGGAGGTCGTACCCAGCAGCGAAAACGTGACACGTATCCAAACAGACCCCAAACCGATCCGGATATTTCGACATACCGATGACATCACGCAAATGTTCAAAGCAGTAGCCGAGGTTCGTGCCTTGCCCAGCGGTGGTTTCAAGGAGAACAGTGACATCCGGTGCCTCGGCGTTTTCATATAGAAAATCGAAACTTTCGGTTAACGCTTTTAAGCCGAGTTCTTCACCTTCGCCGAGATGCGCACCGAGGTGTGTCACGATGTAGCGGAGACCGAGTGTATCCGCAAGTTCCATCTGCTCCTGAAACTGCTGCCGTGATTTTTCGCGGACCTCTGTTTTCGGTGAAGCGAGGTTGCTCAGGTGAATATCGTGAACAATCACTTCTCCGATCGGAGAAGTTGTCCAAGCATCACGAAACTTATCCATGACTGCGGAAGTCGGCGGTTTCGCCACCCATCGGTTCGGGTTTCTCAAGAAGATTTGGATTGTATTGCAGTGAAGTTTATCGCCATTTTTGATGGCATTGTGTAAGCCGCCTGCTGTGGACACGTGTGCACCGAGGATCATATTTCAGTTGGTATCTCCTTGTATAGTGTTATAGACCCACATTTCACAGCAGTCCCGATCACATAACTTCCTTAATCTCGTGATTCCGCTGCGTGTGCCTGTTGGTTCGGGATTACATCGGTGTCCTTATCTGACAAAGGTTGCTGCGGCAGGGGATTTTCATTCTGTTTGAAATGATGGCGCAGAAATCCGATGGAGCCGGGAACGCCGAGTTTATCCGTAAGAACTTTAGCACCCAATTCATAGATTTCGATGTCGGTGAGTTCAAGTAAGCCCTTACGCCAAGCCTCAATTCTTTCGGCTGTAGCACGTGCTTCCGTTTCTTCTGAGGCTTTCCGCTCTTGAATCCGCTTGACCATTGTTGGGATATCTGGATCATCGTCCAACCATTTATGTCGCTCGGCGGTGTAGTCATAATCGTTAGGTTTACATTGCCGGAGGAACCGATTCGTATAGGTTGTTCCCATGTGTGCCATCAGTTCTTTAAGCCCTGCTTCATACAGTTGAGTCTCTGTCATTTCTAAGGTATTCATGTCAAACCTCCGATTGTAACCATATATAAGGGTTTTCAACCTGAGTGTGAAGCTGCATTTGGTAGCGTTTTGCTCTTCTGAGTAGCCTGTCATCGGTTGTTATACCATTTCTGATTGAAATTGTAGCATAAACTTTTAGTTTGTGCTTGCTTGTAGCATAGACTGTTAGTCTGTGCACTCAGGTGCGGTTAATGCGATATAAACTTTTAGAAATGGTATTAGAAAGATATGCACCTCGGCTTCTTCAGCACAAGCGAGATGCAAAGCATCTCTGCGCTTGAACCCCAGGACTTCAAGTTGCGCGCCTCTCTCGCTTTCACTTGACCCGACGGAAACAGTCTGGTGGGCAAGTATCATCCAATTTTTGATTTGAAAACGCATACCGAGATTTGAGGATTGGTTAACTTCGTCCGACAACACGTTACTGGTAACCCAATGCCAATGTCCACTAGGTAGTGTTTACATTGTGGCTCCGGATCCAGTCATGGCAAGGCTTCCATAGTTCTGCAATATCCATTTGATCTATAGACGTAAATTCTGATAGGCACTGACTTCCGGACGATTTTGATGATGGAATGTAAACACAACGTAGGACGTAACTGGCGCGCGTGCTGAGGCCATTTCGTTTCCAATAGCTTACAAGTTGTGTTATGGGTTGTGAGTTTTCCATCAATTTATCCATTTTCTTCGCATAATAACAAATTGGACTAAAAAAGTCAACGCGAAAAATATCTAAAGGATTCACTTGACTTTTTCACAGACCGTCTGTTAGAATTCACTCGTAGGAATATATCACGATCTTTAAAAAAATAAAATATGGCACAATATGACACAATCGTTAAACACCTTTTGGAATATTTCGCAAGCGAATATGCCCGGGTAGCACTTGACATAGAAAACGTAGAAGTCTTATCGACACTCAACACGGAGCATCCCTCCGTCAAGATGCTTCATAACGATGTTTCACTAAAAATAAAACTCGATGACGAGACGGCCATACTTCACATTGAAGTGCAGACGGACGATAGTAGAATCAAACCGATGCCGTTGCGCATCCTTGCTTATGCAAGTCAACTCATGCTTGAGCATGAACTCAATGTTTATTCTGTCGTGATGTATCTGCGTCCGCCTGCGGGACAGAATGATCCGGGACACTTGCAGTATGCACGGGGTCCCGACTTTGGTATGCATTTCATGTATAAAGTGGTTCGTCTGTATGCGTTGGAGGGTGAATCGGTATTGGATGCGGCATTGACGGGACTATTACCGTTTACACCCTTGATGTTGTCTCCTTCAGGCATGTCGGAGGGGGCATGGGCTGCGAAGTGTGTAGATGCTGCTCGTGCGGCGCCTGTAGACGAAACGACGCGCGCGACGCTTTTTTTTGCAATGCGTGTTTTCAGTAACTTCGGTAACCTCGAAGAACTTTTTGACACATTGATAACGGAGGACATCATGCAAGCATCACCTTTCTACCAAGAACTCCAACAACGTTTTTTACAGCAAGGTGTCGAGCAAGGCACCCGCGACAACATTCTCGCTGTGCTTACGGCGCGTTTTCCACACGTGGATATGGAGACCTTAAAGCCGACTTTGGAGGCGATATCCGATCTTGAAGAGCTCAATCAACTGCTGCGCACCGCCTCACTCATCGAGAATTTCGAGGCGTTCCTAAAGGCAGTTGAGAACTAAGGTATGGTAGGGATTTCCACATCTACTTTGCCTCCCAACAGCTTGCAGATGTGTTAGTGTAACCTCACCAAAGAATCGCGTAAGTCCTATCACTCACGGATGCACGACAGTCTTGATTCCGTGTTGAGCGGCAGCGTTATCAAATGCCGCGAGTCCCTGTGCCAGCGAAAACCGATCTGTGAGCAAGGGTTCAAAATTGAGTGCCTTTTCTATCAGGAGTTGCCGCGACTCTTCAAGACTTGAACGGGAAAACGCCCACGAAGCCATCAGTTTATGACCCGCAT is a genomic window containing:
- a CDS encoding phytanoyl-CoA dioxygenase family protein, coding for MTVNTPKKIQTGTPFEFGEYLFHFGEEILELADSTPLLNDFGALHRKIREDGYLFIRGFHPREDAEKAAHWTLQAIAQSGGLKPDTPVKAGIIGETNQTFSFFRQTEVAHAKPILDVVDSQRTMRFYEEFLGGPVITFDKRWLRCMAKGGNNHFHYDSVYVGRGTQNRYTMWSALTDIDLENGPLVICLGSHRHDRLKSTYGATDMDRDLTEAVFSTDPREMVEKFGFTLATAHFQPGDVIIFGLYMMHSSAPNLSDRYRISIDTRYQLAHAEQDDRFFFREDGSWLGNFYNKGVGYKSMAELRREWGLE
- a CDS encoding glutamate-5-semialdehyde dehydrogenase; the protein is MNGNIQKLIQSQARKAKSAMRVLSRSSADVRNHALLAMAESLQNSKDKIQEANRIDLEKGEKTGLAAPLMQRLLLDDQKIERMVDNLRQVAALPDPIGAVISMGERPNGLKIGTVRVPIGVVAVVYESRPDVTVEVSALCIKSGNGVILRGGSEAIHSNATLADILSKTAASEGVPDAIQFVNTTDRQAVYELIQLPDEVDLVIPRGSNEFVQFLMKESDVPVLGHADGICHIYVDGAADLDMATRICMNAKVGYKVAVCNAVETLLVHTDAAEQFLPTLCDKLRGADVEIRGCKRTQQIYPTAKPATEEDWRTEYLDYILSVRVVDDIDTAIDHIETYGSHHSDAIITESYSAAQRFLKEVDSAAVYVNASTVFTDGYEFGLGAEVGISTQKLHSRGPMGLEGLTTYKYTVYGDGQVRE
- the proB gene encoding glutamate 5-kinase, which translates into the protein MNLSSPIAHEPCNPTEQRARLSEVKRIVVKVGSSTISKGAHLNEDALHGLVHDLALVKEDGVEVILVTSGAIAAGWPRLGLTQRPQTLPRLQAAAAVGQIELMAVYEALFRNYGQQTALMLLTRDDFSNRERYTRMNDTLRALLHFGVIPIINENDTVAVDEIRVGDNDTLSAYVTNLAQAQLLVILSDQAGFYTADPRHDPNSELIHTVTTISDGVWKAAGRAGTTSGTGGMVTKLQAADIVTGSGEMMVMADGQEPLVVTRLLKGELLGTLFLPNSRISGRKRWIAYSRPPKGRLFVDNGARDALVRGGKSLLPAGIRRVEGDFDYSDTVSCLTENGTEFARGLVNYNSAETAKLAGKHTRHIENILGYRDYDEIIHRDNLVLLD
- the obgE gene encoding GTPase ObgE yields the protein MDTARIQVKAGDGGNGCISFRREKYVPRGGPDGGDGGNGGNVLLIATPGMSTLIDLRHNPRQVAGNGGHGMGKQRDGADGTDCIVRVPAGTLVRDLDTAELLADLTEYDETVIVARGGIGGKGNVRFKSSTFRAPRVAERGEPGEEREISLEVKLIADVGLVGYPNAGKSTLLARTSAATPKIAAYPFTTLRPNLGVVRINREQNFVLADIPGLIEGAHKGAGLGHQFLRHIERTKMLIHVIDLSATDGRDPIEDYEQLNLELEHYNELLTKLPQIIALNKIDMPEAAANLERVQKYFGKRKVFPISAVTGEGVNPLIQQAYRSLQYLETRARKEAETTIVFEAELPPEPRARFELAETREGFVVSGEEPRRAVLMTDLENEQALILLYRKLKKIGVINALERAGAVEGDTIQIDEFEFTYSPRAMQSN
- a CDS encoding heavy-metal-associated domain-containing protein, translated to MKKTKLKIGIDGMSCQHCVKTVTDALTELQGVRRAKVNLRKAEAVVHFDALSVTPAHLTEAITEAGFIAKTL
- a CDS encoding deoxyribonuclease IV; protein product: MILGAHVSTAGGLHNAIKNGDKLHCNTIQIFLRNPNRWVAKPPTSAVMDKFRDAWTTSPIGEVIVHDIHLSNLASPKTEVREKSRQQFQEQMELADTLGLRYIVTHLGAHLGEGEELGLKALTESFDFLYENAEAPDVTVLLETTAGQGTNLGYCFEHLRDVIGMSKYPDRFGVCLDTCHVFAAGYDLRTEVDCEVTFNQFDEIIGLARLKAFHLNDAKSTYQSRVDRHEHIGDGNIGAAAFAYILNDSRFAEIPLIIETPQMETMHATNLETLRGLKA